Proteins encoded by one window of Vibrio rumoiensis:
- a CDS encoding DUF481 domain-containing protein, with the protein MKSTLYLSSFVLLFSAMPALASDDATSLEQGQFSGGAKLGFLYSNASTTSTSLNTGGWLKYEKEKWTHDFSGSSYYTKTSDSEDDGTNKYELGYKVSYQIAEKYKAFVDNGYEHDQYETYRDVYSVTAGIERALVDTEITKVNIGGGPGYRRSERQPDDVDHPGQVSEDITANGFLNAKTKVTDTLSIGGDAEVDYGESNTKYTLGANLKNILVEDVALVFDAQYVYNTDVASDKSNDEIYTTVSISYDF; encoded by the coding sequence ATGAAATCAACTCTTTATCTCTCTTCTTTTGTGCTGCTATTTTCTGCTATGCCTGCTCTTGCTTCTGATGATGCAACCTCTCTAGAACAAGGGCAGTTTAGTGGTGGGGCCAAGCTTGGTTTTTTGTATTCTAATGCTTCAACAACGTCGACCTCTCTCAATACTGGTGGTTGGTTGAAGTATGAAAAAGAGAAATGGACCCACGATTTCTCGGGTAGTAGTTATTATACGAAAACGTCTGATTCAGAGGATGATGGTACCAATAAATACGAGCTAGGTTATAAAGTGTCTTATCAAATCGCAGAAAAGTATAAAGCGTTTGTTGATAATGGATATGAACATGATCAGTACGAAACTTATCGTGATGTTTATTCCGTTACCGCAGGTATTGAAAGGGCATTAGTAGACACTGAAATCACAAAAGTGAATATTGGTGGAGGGCCGGGTTATCGCCGGAGTGAACGTCAACCCGATGATGTCGATCATCCAGGTCAAGTATCCGAAGATATTACGGCGAATGGCTTCTTAAATGCTAAAACCAAGGTGACGGATACGTTATCGATTGGAGGCGATGCAGAGGTGGATTATGGTGAATCGAATACTAAATATACTCTTGGCGCTAATTTGAAGAATATTTTAGTCGAGGATGTTGCTTTAGTGTTTGATGCTCAATATGTGTATAACACAGACGTTGCTTCAGATAAGAGTAATGATGAAATCTACACCACGGTGAGTATTAGCTACGACTTTTAA
- the yfaE gene encoding class I ribonucleotide reductase maintenance protein YfaE, whose product MKSMQINGITQLNIDPQQTLLNAMEKAGLEPEFQCRDGHCGACKCELESGEVEYIGFALAFTHPKEILPCICKAKSDVVLKNVRYQSVKKRA is encoded by the coding sequence ATGAAATCAATGCAAATCAATGGTATTACTCAACTAAATATCGACCCACAACAAACTCTGCTAAATGCGATGGAAAAGGCAGGTCTTGAACCTGAATTTCAATGTCGAGATGGCCATTGTGGAGCTTGTAAATGTGAGTTGGAATCAGGTGAGGTGGAATACATTGGATTTGCGTTAGCTTTCACTCATCCTAAAGAAATTTTGCCTTGTATCTGCAAAGCAAAATCGGATGTGGTACTCAAGAATGTTCGATATCAATCAGTAAAGAAAAGAGCATAA
- the nrdB gene encoding class Ia ribonucleoside-diphosphate reductase subunit beta, with amino-acid sequence MAYTIFNQKKNDQLKEPMFFGQSVNVARYDQQKFEIFEKLIEKQLSFFWRPEEVDVSSDRIDYNKLPDHEKHIFISNLKYQTLLDSIQGRSPNVALLPLVSLPELETWIETWSFSETIHSRSYTHIIRNIVNDPGAVFDDIVENEFIVKRARDIAHYYDELIRLTNDYHRYGEGTHVLNGETVEIRLHDLKKQLYLCLMSVNALEAIRFYVSFACSFAFAERELMEGNAKIIKLIARDEALHLTGTQHMLNILRNGQDDFSFMQIAEECKQECFELFKQAAEQEKKWAEYLFKDGSMIGLNKDILCQYVEYITNIRMQAVGLDAAYPAATSNPIPWINAWLSSDNVQVAPQEAEISSYLVGQIDNEVGSDDFGDFEL; translated from the coding sequence ATGGCTTATACAATTTTTAATCAGAAGAAAAATGACCAGCTCAAAGAGCCGATGTTCTTTGGCCAGTCGGTTAACGTTGCACGTTACGACCAACAAAAATTTGAGATTTTCGAAAAACTAATCGAAAAACAATTATCGTTCTTTTGGCGTCCTGAAGAAGTTGACGTTTCTAGTGACCGTATTGATTACAATAAGCTACCTGATCATGAAAAACATATTTTCATCAGTAACTTAAAATATCAAACATTGCTTGATTCCATTCAAGGTCGTAGCCCAAACGTTGCCCTATTACCATTAGTTTCTCTACCAGAATTAGAAACGTGGATTGAAACATGGTCATTCTCCGAAACCATCCACTCTCGTTCATACACACACATTATTCGTAATATCGTGAATGATCCTGGCGCGGTGTTTGATGATATCGTTGAAAATGAATTCATTGTAAAACGCGCACGTGATATTGCTCATTACTACGATGAACTGATTCGTTTAACCAATGACTACCATCGTTATGGTGAAGGTACTCATGTTTTAAATGGCGAAACCGTTGAAATAAGACTTCATGATTTGAAAAAGCAGCTTTACCTTTGCTTGATGTCGGTTAACGCACTAGAAGCGATTCGTTTTTACGTGAGCTTTGCCTGTTCATTTGCTTTTGCAGAACGTGAATTAATGGAAGGTAACGCGAAAATTATCAAACTGATTGCTCGTGATGAAGCCCTACATTTAACCGGTACTCAGCATATGCTAAACATCTTACGCAATGGTCAAGATGACTTTAGCTTTATGCAAATTGCAGAAGAGTGTAAGCAAGAATGTTTTGAGCTGTTTAAACAAGCGGCTGAACAAGAAAAAAAATGGGCAGAATACCTATTCAAAGATGGCTCTATGATTGGCCTGAATAAAGATATTTTATGTCAGTACGTTGAATACATCACGAACATCCGTATGCAAGCGGTTGGCCTTGATGCTGCTTATCCTGCTGCCACCAGCAACCCAATCCCTTGGATCAATGCTTGGTTATCATCAGATAACGTACAGGTTGCCCCACAAGAGGCTGAAATCAGTTCATACCTAGTTGGCCAAATCGATAACGAAGTTGGCTCTGATGACTTTGGAGATTTCGAACTGTAA
- the nrdA gene encoding class 1a ribonucleoside-diphosphate reductase subunit alpha — protein sequence MNEQLTVTKRSGKKESIDLEKIHRVITWAAEGLHNVSVSQVELKAHIQFYDGITTSDIHETIIKSAADLISEQSPDYQYLAARLAVFHLRKKAYGEFEPPKLFDHVSKLVDMGKYDKHLLEDYTAEEFAVLNSFIDHNRDMNFSYAAVKQLEGKYFVQNRVTKEIYESAQFLYILVAACLFAKYPQETRLDYIKRFYDAVSMFKISLPTPIMAGVRTPTRQFSSCVLIECGDSLDSINATASSIVRYVSQRAGIGINAGRIRALGSEIRNGEAFHTGCIPFYKYFQTAVKCCSQGGVRGGAATVFYPIWHREVQSLLVLKNNRGVEENRVRHMDYGVQLNKLMYARLIKGANISLFSPSDVPGLYDAFFEDQAKFEELYVKYEADESIKRETIKAVELFSLLMQERASTGRIYIQNVDHCNTHSPFDPSVAPVRQSNLCLEIALPTKPLRNVDDEEGEIALCTLSAFNLGEIKSLDDFAELSDLVVRALDALLDYQDYPLPAARKATMNRRTLGVGVINYAYYLAKNGVKYSDGSANGLTHRTFEAIQYHLLKASVELAKEKGACPAFNETTYAQGILPIDSYKKDLDAICDEPLHLDWETLRNEITTHGLRNSTLTALMPSETSSQISNATNGIEPPRGFVSVKASKDGILKQVVPEYQALKDQYELLWRIPSNDGYLHLVGIMQKFVDQSISANTNYDPSVQANGKVPMKLLLKDLLTAYKYGLKTLYYHNTRDGASDDQNDAAAVVEEDDCAGGGCKI from the coding sequence ATGAACGAACAATTGACAGTCACAAAACGTAGTGGAAAGAAAGAGTCGATCGATCTTGAAAAGATCCATAGAGTGATCACATGGGCAGCGGAAGGACTTCATAATGTTTCTGTTTCTCAAGTAGAGCTTAAAGCCCACATCCAGTTTTACGATGGCATTACTACCTCTGATATTCACGAAACCATCATAAAATCTGCAGCCGACCTCATTTCAGAGCAAAGCCCTGACTACCAATATCTAGCTGCTCGTTTAGCCGTTTTCCACCTACGTAAAAAAGCTTATGGTGAATTTGAGCCGCCAAAACTGTTCGACCATGTTTCAAAATTGGTTGATATGGGTAAATACGATAAGCATTTACTAGAAGATTATACTGCTGAAGAGTTTGCAGTATTAAATAGCTTCATTGATCACAATCGTGACATGAACTTTTCATATGCTGCGGTAAAACAACTTGAAGGCAAATACTTTGTTCAAAACCGTGTAACAAAGGAAATTTACGAAAGCGCTCAGTTTTTATACATTCTCGTTGCCGCTTGCTTATTTGCTAAATATCCTCAAGAAACACGTTTAGACTACATTAAGCGTTTTTATGATGCGGTATCGATGTTCAAAATTTCACTACCAACACCAATTATGGCAGGTGTTCGTACTCCTACTCGTCAATTTAGCTCATGTGTATTAATCGAATGTGGTGATAGCCTAGATTCAATCAATGCGACAGCAAGCTCTATCGTTCGCTACGTTTCACAACGTGCAGGTATTGGTATTAATGCGGGTCGTATTCGTGCGCTTGGTTCGGAGATTCGCAACGGTGAAGCTTTCCACACAGGTTGCATCCCATTTTATAAATACTTCCAAACTGCGGTTAAATGTTGCTCTCAAGGCGGCGTTCGTGGTGGTGCAGCAACCGTGTTCTACCCTATTTGGCACCGTGAAGTTCAGTCTCTATTAGTACTGAAAAACAACCGTGGTGTTGAAGAAAACCGCGTTCGTCATATGGATTATGGCGTGCAGCTAAACAAACTTATGTACGCTCGATTAATTAAAGGCGCAAACATCAGTTTGTTCTCTCCATCGGATGTACCTGGGCTATACGATGCCTTTTTTGAAGACCAAGCGAAGTTTGAAGAGCTTTACGTTAAATATGAAGCCGATGAATCAATCAAACGCGAAACTATCAAAGCGGTTGAGCTATTCTCATTGTTAATGCAAGAGCGCGCTTCAACAGGCCGTATCTACATCCAAAACGTCGATCACTGTAATACTCACAGTCCTTTTGACCCAAGTGTTGCTCCAGTTCGTCAGTCTAACTTATGTCTAGAGATTGCTTTGCCGACCAAACCTCTGCGTAACGTAGATGATGAAGAAGGCGAGATTGCATTATGTACTCTATCTGCATTTAACTTAGGTGAAATCAAATCACTGGATGACTTTGCTGAATTATCAGATCTTGTTGTGCGAGCGTTAGATGCCCTATTAGATTACCAAGACTACCCACTTCCTGCGGCTCGCAAAGCGACCATGAACCGTCGTACTTTAGGCGTTGGTGTCATCAACTATGCTTACTACCTAGCGAAAAACGGCGTGAAATATTCAGATGGTAGTGCCAATGGTTTGACTCACCGTACTTTTGAAGCGATTCAATATCACTTGCTAAAAGCATCGGTTGAATTAGCGAAAGAGAAAGGTGCATGTCCAGCATTTAACGAAACAACTTATGCACAAGGCATTTTACCAATCGACTCTTATAAGAAAGATTTAGATGCCATTTGTGATGAGCCTTTGCATCTTGATTGGGAAACTTTACGTAACGAGATTACCACTCACGGTCTACGTAACTCGACTCTAACTGCACTCATGCCATCTGAAACTTCTTCACAGATTTCAAATGCAACCAATGGTATTGAACCACCTCGCGGATTCGTTTCGGTGAAAGCATCAAAAGATGGGATCTTGAAGCAAGTCGTGCCAGAATACCAAGCACTGAAAGATCAATATGAACTACTATGGCGTATCCCATCAAATGATGGTTATCTACACCTAGTTGGGATTATGCAAAAATTCGTAGACCAATCGATTTCAGCCAACACAAACTACGATCCTAGTGTACAAGCTAACGGCAAAGTACCGATGAAGTTACTGCTGAAAGATTTATTAACTGCCTATAAATATGGCCTAAAAACCCTTTACTATCATAATACTCGTGATGGTGCGAGCGACGATCAAAATGATGCAGCAGCGGTTGTTGAAGAGGATGATTGCGCCGGCGGCGGTTGTAAGATCTAA
- the ubiG gene encoding bifunctional 2-polyprenyl-6-hydroxyphenol methylase/3-demethylubiquinol 3-O-methyltransferase UbiG: MTTKQNVDPAEIKKFEDMASRWWDLNGEFKPLHQINPLRLNFVLDSAQGLFGKKVLDVGCGGGILAESMAKEGADVTGLDMGKEPLEVARLHALESGVTLHYIQSTIEDHADQCPQSYDVVTCMEMLEHVPDPLSVIQACARLVKPGGHVFFSTLNRNLKSYLFAIVGAEQVMKIVPKGTHDHSKFIRPSELLKMVDSTPLQEQSITGLHYNPLTDHYSLGKSVDVNYIIHTKNIG, translated from the coding sequence ATGACAACTAAGCAAAACGTTGATCCTGCAGAAATTAAAAAATTCGAAGATATGGCTTCTCGTTGGTGGGATTTAAATGGTGAATTCAAACCATTACATCAAATCAACCCTCTTCGCTTGAACTTTGTACTTGATAGCGCACAAGGGCTATTCGGTAAGAAAGTCCTTGATGTCGGCTGTGGCGGTGGAATTCTCGCAGAGAGCATGGCCAAAGAAGGCGCTGATGTGACCGGACTTGATATGGGTAAAGAGCCTTTAGAAGTGGCAAGACTTCACGCGTTAGAATCTGGAGTCACGCTGCACTATATACAAAGCACTATCGAAGATCATGCCGACCAATGTCCACAAAGTTACGATGTGGTCACTTGCATGGAAATGTTAGAACACGTTCCGGATCCCCTATCTGTTATTCAAGCTTGTGCTCGTTTAGTAAAACCCGGTGGACACGTTTTCTTTTCTACCTTAAACCGTAATTTAAAATCTTATTTATTTGCGATTGTAGGTGCAGAGCAAGTGATGAAGATCGTACCGAAAGGCACTCATGACCATAGTAAGTTCATTCGCCCATCGGAATTACTCAAAATGGTAGACTCGACTCCACTGCAAGAACAATCCATCACAGGGTTACATTACAACCCACTTACCGACCACTATTCATTAGGCAAAAGTGTGGATGTAAACTATATCATTCATACAAAAAATATCGGTTAA
- the gyrA gene encoding DNA topoisomerase (ATP-hydrolyzing) subunit A, which produces MSDLAKQITPVNIEDELKGSYLDYAMSVIVGRALPDVRDGLKPVHRRVLFAMNVLGNDWNKPYKKSARVVGDVIGKYHPHGDSAVYDTIVRMAQPFSLRYMLVDGQGNFGSIDGDSAAAMRYTEVRMSKMAHELLADLDKETVDYVDNYDGTEKIPAVLPTKIPNLLVNGSSGIAVGMATNIPPHNLGEVLDGCLAYIDNEDVTIDELMEHIPGPDFPTAALISGRKGIIDAYKTGRGKVYMRSKAHIDVETNGRETIVVTEIPYQVNKARVIEKIAELVKDKKVEGISALRDESDKDGMRIVIECKRDAVGEVVLNNLYAQTQLQTTFGINMVALDNGQPKLFNLKEMLKCFVDHRREVVTRRTIFELRKARDRAHILEALALALANIDEIIELIRNAATPAEAKTGLVARGWDLGHVAGMLERAGTDAARPDWLEANYGIRDGQYFLTEQQAQAILELRLHRLTGLEHEKILDEYKALLDEIAELIHILSNTERLMEVIREELEAVREGFGDARRTEITAASHDIDMEELIAQEDVVVTLSHEGYVKYQILSDYEAQRRGGKGKSATKMKDEDFIERLLVANTHDNILCFSTRGKTYRLKTYQLPFASRNARGKPIVNILPLEEDERITAILRVDEFAEDKFIFMATGDGTVKKTSLASFANVRSNGLIAVNLRDDDALIGVDITSGGDEIMLFSKEGKVVRFSEEHVRAMGRTAAGVRGIRLADNDQVVSLIVPSNDGGDVLTVTENGYGKRTVITEYPTKGRGTKGVVSIKVSERNGQVVGAIQALEADEFMMITNAGTLVRTRVSEVSQVGRNTQGVTLIRTSEDEKVVGLQRIEEVEEDIELEEGVDAVETEASQPESDSDDATQADSNDEE; this is translated from the coding sequence ATGAGCGATTTAGCTAAACAAATTACGCCAGTAAATATTGAAGATGAACTGAAAGGTTCATATCTTGATTATGCGATGTCTGTCATCGTTGGTCGTGCACTTCCAGATGTTCGTGATGGTTTGAAGCCGGTTCACCGCCGTGTTTTATTTGCAATGAACGTTCTGGGTAACGATTGGAATAAGCCTTATAAAAAATCAGCTCGTGTGGTTGGTGACGTAATCGGTAAATATCACCCACATGGTGATAGCGCGGTTTACGATACCATCGTACGTATGGCTCAACCATTCTCACTTCGTTACATGCTTGTGGATGGCCAAGGTAACTTTGGTTCTATCGATGGTGACTCTGCGGCGGCGATGCGTTATACCGAAGTTCGCATGTCCAAAATGGCCCATGAGCTATTAGCCGATCTTGATAAAGAAACGGTCGATTACGTCGATAACTACGACGGCACAGAAAAAATTCCTGCCGTTTTACCCACTAAAATTCCTAACTTACTTGTCAACGGTTCTTCTGGTATCGCTGTCGGTATGGCAACCAATATCCCGCCGCATAATCTAGGTGAAGTATTAGATGGTTGCTTGGCTTACATTGATAATGAAGATGTGACCATTGATGAATTGATGGAACATATTCCTGGGCCTGATTTCCCTACCGCTGCTCTGATTAGTGGCCGTAAAGGCATTATCGATGCATATAAGACAGGACGCGGTAAAGTTTACATGCGTTCTAAAGCTCACATCGATGTTGAAACCAATGGTCGTGAAACGATTGTTGTGACAGAAATTCCATATCAAGTTAACAAAGCTCGTGTTATTGAAAAAATTGCCGAACTAGTAAAAGACAAGAAAGTGGAAGGCATCAGTGCATTACGCGATGAGTCTGATAAAGACGGTATGCGTATTGTTATTGAATGTAAGCGTGATGCTGTTGGCGAAGTGGTGCTAAATAACCTTTATGCACAAACTCAGCTACAAACAACGTTCGGCATCAACATGGTTGCGCTGGATAATGGCCAGCCTAAGCTATTCAACCTAAAAGAAATGTTGAAATGCTTTGTTGATCACCGTCGTGAAGTGGTGACGCGTCGTACTATTTTTGAATTACGTAAAGCTCGTGACCGTGCACACATCTTAGAAGCGCTTGCTTTAGCATTAGCTAATATTGATGAGATCATCGAACTCATTCGTAATGCCGCAACGCCTGCGGAAGCGAAAACAGGCTTGGTTGCTCGTGGTTGGGATTTAGGTCATGTTGCTGGAATGCTTGAGCGTGCAGGTACCGATGCTGCTCGTCCTGATTGGTTAGAAGCAAATTATGGCATTCGCGATGGTCAATACTTCTTAACTGAGCAACAAGCACAAGCCATTCTTGAGTTACGTCTACACCGTTTAACCGGTTTAGAGCACGAAAAAATTCTAGATGAATATAAAGCACTTCTTGATGAAATCGCTGAGTTAATTCATATCTTATCGAACACTGAGCGCTTGATGGAAGTGATTCGTGAAGAACTTGAAGCTGTACGTGAAGGCTTTGGTGATGCACGTCGCACTGAAATTACCGCAGCAAGTCATGATATTGATATGGAAGAGCTTATTGCTCAAGAAGATGTGGTGGTCACGCTTTCTCATGAAGGCTACGTTAAGTATCAAATCTTAAGCGATTACGAAGCACAGCGTCGTGGTGGTAAAGGCAAGAGTGCAACGAAGATGAAAGATGAAGATTTCATCGAACGTCTACTTGTTGCCAATACTCACGATAATATTCTTTGCTTCTCAACTCGTGGTAAAACTTACCGCTTGAAGACTTACCAATTACCATTTGCCAGCCGTAATGCCCGTGGTAAACCAATTGTGAATATCCTACCACTAGAAGAAGACGAGCGTATTACCGCTATCTTACGTGTAGATGAGTTCGCTGAAGATAAATTTATCTTTATGGCAACTGGTGATGGCACGGTTAAGAAAACGTCTCTAGCAAGTTTTGCTAATGTTCGTTCAAATGGTTTGATCGCTGTTAACCTACGTGATGATGATGCACTGATTGGTGTCGATATTACTTCTGGTGGTGATGAAATCATGCTGTTCTCGAAAGAGGGTAAAGTGGTTCGCTTCAGTGAAGAGCATGTTCGTGCAATGGGCCGTACTGCGGCTGGTGTTCGTGGTATTCGTCTTGCAGATAACGACCAAGTAGTATCATTGATTGTACCGTCAAATGATGGTGGTGATGTTCTGACAGTCACTGAAAATGGTTACGGTAAACGTACTGTTATCACGGAATACCCAACGAAAGGTCGTGGCACCAAAGGTGTTGTATCGATCAAAGTCTCTGAGCGTAACGGGCAAGTGGTTGGTGCAATCCAAGCCCTTGAAGCAGATGAGTTCATGATGATCACTAATGCCGGTACTTTGGTTCGTACACGTGTTTCAGAAGTGAGCCAAGTGGGTCGTAATACGCAGGGTGTTACTCTGATTCGTACTTCAGAAGATGAGAAGGTTGTAGGTCTACAGCGTATCGAAGAAGTCGAAGAAGACATTGAATTAGAAGAGGGTGTAGATGCTGTGGAAACAGAAGCTTCTCAACCCGAATCTGATTCTGATGACGCGACTCAAGCTGATTCTAACGACGAAGAGTAA
- a CDS encoding GTP cyclohydrolase II, whose protein sequence is MAEVRARVDLKVGKKSDIDAEILSFTGLKTDKEHVAIIFKSADKNPQSPLVRMHSECLTGDVFHSSRCDCGEQLDETIEKMGQQGGILLYLRQEGRGIGLYNKIDAYRLQSEGMNTYEANNHLGFGDDLRDFSEAAQMLKALGVLKIKLITNNPKKMKELQEFGIELEEVIPTHVHMKHGNESYLKAKASHGKHRLKFDE, encoded by the coding sequence ATGGCGGAAGTTCGAGCCAGAGTGGATTTAAAAGTAGGTAAAAAAAGCGATATTGACGCTGAAATCCTTTCCTTTACAGGGCTAAAAACGGATAAAGAGCACGTCGCAATTATTTTTAAATCAGCAGATAAAAATCCGCAATCACCTTTAGTTCGCATGCACTCTGAGTGCTTAACTGGCGATGTTTTCCATTCCTCTCGTTGTGATTGTGGTGAACAGCTTGATGAGACCATTGAAAAAATGGGTCAGCAGGGCGGTATTTTGTTGTATCTGCGTCAAGAAGGCCGTGGTATCGGTTTATATAATAAAATTGATGCTTACCGACTACAAAGCGAAGGAATGAACACATATGAAGCGAATAACCATTTAGGTTTTGGTGACGATCTTCGTGATTTTTCTGAAGCAGCACAAATGCTGAAAGCGCTTGGGGTTTTGAAAATTAAACTGATTACTAACAACCCTAAAAAGATGAAAGAATTACAAGAGTTTGGTATTGAACTTGAAGAAGTGATACCAACTCATGTTCATATGAAGCATGGCAATGAAAGTTACTTAAAAGCTAAAGCTTCTCATGGTAAGCATCGATTAAAGTTTGATGAATAA
- a CDS encoding imelysin family protein, whose translation MFNLRVSTIIVSSFVFGSHAAYAAAAPKDVVINYADIAYAVFDDAYITAQQLQTSIDSLIKTPSTETLEQARKAWLASRIPYQQSETFRFGNAVVDDWEGQLNAWPLDEGLIDYVANGYHHELGNEGSQANIIANESIQVGANKIDVSKITPELLANLNELAGSEANVATGYHAIEFLLWGQDLHGTQAGAGERPYTDYIQGDGCSNGHCERRAQYLAAAAELLVRDLNWMKGQWAAQGKDNYRSELLQQSAEDGLRKMLFGMGSLSLGELAGERMKVALEANSTEDEHDCFSDNTHNSHFYNEQGIYNVFNGTYTRVDGSVVKGASIKDLVAEKDKTAAQLIAAQFDTTRNQVHTLVESAEKDNQHFDQLIATNNPSGHALVNASINSLIKQTEAIEKAASLIGITSLSPDNADHEF comes from the coding sequence ATGTTTAATTTACGCGTTTCTACAATCATCGTGTCTAGTTTTGTATTCGGTAGTCATGCTGCTTATGCAGCCGCAGCACCAAAGGATGTGGTTATTAATTATGCAGATATTGCTTATGCGGTATTTGATGATGCTTATATCACAGCTCAACAATTACAAACTTCCATCGATTCGTTAATTAAAACCCCATCGACTGAAACATTAGAACAAGCCCGTAAAGCCTGGCTTGCATCACGCATACCTTATCAGCAATCTGAAACATTTCGTTTTGGTAACGCAGTGGTTGATGATTGGGAAGGGCAGTTAAATGCCTGGCCACTGGATGAAGGGCTAATTGACTATGTGGCAAATGGCTATCATCACGAATTAGGTAATGAAGGATCTCAAGCCAATATTATTGCGAATGAAAGCATTCAAGTTGGGGCTAACAAAATTGACGTTTCAAAAATTACGCCTGAATTATTAGCTAACTTGAATGAGTTAGCAGGATCGGAAGCTAATGTAGCAACTGGCTATCATGCGATTGAGTTTTTACTCTGGGGCCAAGATTTACATGGTACACAAGCTGGGGCTGGAGAACGTCCTTATACTGATTATATTCAAGGTGATGGTTGTTCTAATGGCCATTGCGAGCGTCGTGCCCAATATCTTGCCGCCGCGGCTGAACTATTAGTACGAGATCTCAATTGGATGAAGGGCCAATGGGCAGCACAAGGAAAAGATAATTATCGCAGTGAATTGTTGCAACAATCGGCTGAAGACGGTTTGCGCAAAATGCTATTTGGCATGGGGTCTTTATCATTGGGTGAACTGGCTGGTGAGCGCATGAAAGTCGCGCTAGAAGCGAATTCCACAGAGGATGAGCATGATTGCTTCTCTGATAATACCCATAATTCTCATTTTTATAATGAACAAGGGATTTATAACGTTTTTAACGGTACGTATACCCGAGTTGATGGTTCGGTAGTTAAAGGAGCCAGTATCAAAGATTTGGTTGCAGAAAAAGATAAAACAGCGGCCCAACTCATTGCTGCCCAGTTTGATACAACTCGAAATCAAGTCCACACCTTAGTGGAATCGGCAGAGAAAGATAATCAACATTTTGATCAATTAATTGCTACCAATAACCCATCAGGCCATGCGTTAGTGAATGCATCGATTAACTCATTGATTAAACAGACGGAAGCGATTGAAAAAGCAGCCAGTTTAATTGGGATCACAAGCTTAAGCCCTGATAACGCTGATCACGAGTTTTAA